The Sphingosinicellaceae bacterium genome includes the window CCACCGCCGCCACGAGCTGCGCGCGGACGCGACCAACCAGGCCCGGCTGTTCGCCAACCCCAAGATCGAGATGATCTGGAACGCCGAGGTCGCCGAGGTCGAGGGCACCACCGCGCCTCTTGGGGTGACCGGCGTCGCCGTGGTCGACACGGTCACCGGCCAGTCGCGGGTCATCGAGGTCGACGGGCTGTTCGTTGCCATCGGCCACGTGCCGGCGACCGAGCTGTTCGTCGACAGCCTCGCGATGGACGACGAGGGCTACCTCATCACCGCCCCGGATTCGACCGCGACCAGTGTCCGAGGCGTGTTCGCGGCCGGCGACGTCAAGGACAAGGTCTACCGCCAGGCCGTCACCGCGGCCGGCACCGGCTGCATGGCGGCGCTGGAGGCTGAGCGCTACCTCGCGCACGGCGCGCTGGACGGACATGCCAACGGCGAAGGCTTCGACGAGGAGCGGGCCGCGGCCTAGCAGCGCCGGGGCCGCCGCTGGATCGTCCCTCAAGCCAGGCTTGCGCTGATCCTGCGGCGACGCATCATGGTTCCGGCCCCGGCAAAGCCGCTGAGCATAAATGCCCAGCTTGCTGGCTCTGGCACGGTGTCGACCCTTGTGGTGAAGCTGGTGACGTCGACCTCGAAACCGCCGCTGTAACTGAAGTCGAGCGGGCCACCGTTGCTGTTAAAGCCAAGGAAAGATAAGGCCCGACCGGCGCCGAGTGCCAATGTGCCGGCTTCGCCATTGATCGTGTAGGACATTGTCTGCGCGCCGCCAAAGGCCCCGAGGTAGAGGCCGAGTACGTGGTTCGGGGTGACGACGTGATAGGAGCCACTGTCGAAATAAGGCGTGGTGCCGTAGCCGCCATCGTTGGCGATAAAGCCGTTTGTTGGCGTGACGAAGCTTACTCCGTTCAAGGTATAGGTCGGTGGAGTGACGACAGACAGGATGTTGCTGGCCGGGAAGCCGTATGTGGTGAGGCCGGGATTGGCCGCGGCAAATGCAGCCGGGTCCGTGTAGATAGTCGGCGCTGCAGCGGCCGACGTCGCGATCATTGCCGCGTTCAGCGCGGTGACGGTGAAAACGATAGTCTTGAGCTTCATGACGTGTCCCCGGGTTTCACTTGCCCGCCTTCACTAGTCGGCAATCGGCGGCGTGACATACCCGGAACGCGGTATGGTTCTTCTATTAAAGGGATGCGTCGGTCAGGCTTTCGTCTTGCGAAGCGCATCCAGGCTCCACGCCCCAGGACCCGCAAAGACGAAGTACAAGAAGATGAAGCAGTAGAGGGTCGCGAGTTCGCCGCCGTTCGCGCCGGGCCAGAAGCCGCCAGGGGCATGCGCGACGAAATAGGCGACCGCCATTTGCCCCGCGCAGACAAAGGCGACGGCGCGCGTGAACAAGCCGAGGGTCAGCAACGCGCCGCCGACGATCTCGATCACGGCGGCCGCGAGGAGCATCGTGGGCAGCGGGTCCGGCGCTCCCGGCTGCGCGATCGGGAAATGCAGCAGCTTCATCAGGCCATGTTCCATGAACAACAGCGCCGCCACGATCCGCAGCACGCTTAGCACTCGTGGTGTCCAGACGGTCATGGCTTCACTCCTGTAGTTCGGATGGGTCCAGCTCGCTCACCGGCGTCAGGAACCCAATTTGTGATCGGTTGCCGTTTATCGACGAGATCATGTCGGCACCGTAGCGTAACGGGCAACGTCCGCAACCGGGGCGAAAGTGGACATCGGCCGCCCGGAGGTTTGCCAGCCCGCCGATTGTCGGTCAGTGAGGGCGCACGAAAGGGCCGCGAATGAACCTCGACTGGGAGAAATTGCGGCTGTTCGACTGTGTCGCCGACGCCGGCAGCTTCACCGAGGCGGCGCGGCGACTGCACATGAGCCAGCCGGCGTTAAGTCGGCAGATCCAGGCGCTCGAGGATTCGGTGGGCGCGAAGCTGTTTCACCGGCATGCGCGCGGGCTCGCGATGACCCATGAGGGCGAGCAGCTCCATGCCGCGACCCACGAAATGAGCGAGACGCTGGAGCGGACGCGCAACTCGATCGACATCTCGCGCGGGCGCCCGTCTGGCGAGATTCGCCTGACGACGACGGTCAGCTTCGGCTCGACGTGGCTGGCGCGACAGATGGGCAGCTTCCTCGACCGCTACCCCGACATCACCATCAAGATGATCCTGACCGACGAGGACGTCGACCTGTCGCGGCGCGAGGCCGATTGCGCGATCCGCTTTCACACGCCGTTCCAGGGCGAGCTGATCCAGAAGCCGCTGGTGCCGATCCGCCACCGGCTGTGCGCCTCGCCCGAGTACCTGGCAGCGCACGGCACCCCGACGACGGTCGCCGACCTCGATTCCCACCGGCTGCTGGCGTACGGCAATGCCGCGCCGGAGCCGCTGAAGGGCATCAACTGGGCACTCGAGCTCGGGCATACGGGTGCGCCGCGGACGCCGGCGCTGACGCTCAACAACAGCTTCGGGGTGCTACAGGCGGTCGAGGCCGGGGCAGGTATCGCGGCGCTGCCGAGCTATCTGATCCGCTTCTCGGGCAAGGTCACGGTCGTGCTGCCCGAGCTCGAGGGCGCGGTGTTCCGGACCTTCTTCGTCTACCCGAGCGAATTGAAGAAATCGGTGCGTTTGACGGCGCTGCGCGATTTCCTCGTCGAGCGGATGACGCTGGAGGAACTCGACCTTCCCGGCCATGCGCCGCTTGCATAGCTGCACTGCAGCATAAGCGTCTCCCCGCAATGACCGCCCTGGCGCATATAGACGGGGTCGCCGCTTAACGCGGCTTACCCCCCGGCCACCGCCTTCCCTGCGGTCCCCGGGTTGGGTTCCGGCCTCTCCCCCCCCTTGGCCGGGACCCTTGGTGTTCTGAGGCCGGTGTCGAAAGACGCCGGCCTCTTTTTTTGGCGCGTGATGCGTACGCTTGCCGCGAGGCGGTCGACCCGCTAACCCGTCGCCTGCCGGCACGGACCTGTAGCTCAATTGGTTAGAGCAGGCCGCTCATAACGGCTCGGTTCGGGGTTCAAGTCCCTGCGGGTCCACCGGAACTATCGGAGTTTGCAGACTACGTGACCCCCGACCTGCCGACGACACCGAAGCGCAGCGTGGGGCAGTGGGTCTGGGCCGTGCTCGGGCTGGTCGTGCTGGCGCTGGCGTTGTGGGGTATCCGGTCCATCGCCGCGCAGGTCACCTGGGCCGAGGTCGTCGCCGACATCCAGGCGACGCCAATTCATTACCTGGTGCTGGCGGCGGTCTCGACGGCGCTCTCGTACGTCGTCCTGATCGGCTACGACTGGCTGGCGGTCGCGCACCTCGGCTACCGAGTCGGACTGCGGACACTGGCGGCGTCGTCGTTCGGCAGCTTCACGATGAGCCATGCGCTCGGGCTGACCGTCCTGACCGGCGGCACCGTGCGCTATCGGATCTACACCCGCGCCGGGATCAAGCCGCTCGACATCGCGCTGATCATCGCGCTGTGCGGCTGGACCTTCTGGCTCGGCATCGTCGTCGTCGCCGGCGTCGGCCTACTTGTCGCTCCCGACCTTGCGGCACCGCTCGAACAGGTGCTGCAACACCTGGGGGTCCAGAAGTCGCTGCTGATCAGCATCAAGGACTGGGCCGGAGCAATCCTGTTGCTGGGCGCGGTCGCCTACACGATGCTGGCGTGGCTGTGGCGGCGACCGATCCGGCTGTGGAAGTACGAGTTCTACCTGCCGACCTTGCGCGAGACGTTGCTGCAGATCCTGATCGGCGTGGTCGATCTCGCGTTCGCGGGCTCGGCCTTGTACCTGCTGCTGCCCGACGCGGGTTCGGTCGACCTGCTGACCTGGCTTACGATCTACGCCGTGGCGATGGTCGCGGGCGCGCTGAGCCATGCGCCGGGCGGCCTCGGGGTGTTCGAGCTGGTGGTGGTGGCGCTGCTGCCGGCATCGCCGCGTGCCGGGGTGCTGGCAGCGCTGGTGCTGTTCCGGGTGATCTACACCTACCTGCCGTTCGCGCTCGGGCTGTGCGTCATCGGCTGGACCGAGTGGCGTGCCTTCACGGAGCGGCGCGGACGGCGGCAAGCAGTCGCAGCGCCCTGACCCGCCAGTTGTCGGCTAGGCCCTCCATAGCCACCATTTCCGCCAGCAGGTCAGCCCCCAGCGCGCGCGCCGCCACGACCTGGGCAAAGCGCGCCACTGTCCAGCCGGGATTTGGCCGCTCGACGAGGACATGGTCGTCGCCTGAGCCGATGACGCCGGCCCCCAGGACCCGGTAGTACCAGCCGCACCAGCCATTGCGGGTCATCGCTCGCGCCAGTAGCGGCTCGCCGAGCGCCAGCGCGAGCTTGAAGCACGGCTGGCGGGGCTGTGTGACCTGCAGCAGCGCGCCGCCGACGCGGACCCGGTCGCCGATCGCGAGGTCGGCCTCGGCGATGCCTTCGATGACAAGGTTCTCCCCCATCGAGCCGGGCACGAGACGCTCGGACAGTTCCGGGAAGGTCGCGCTCCAGTCCGGGTAGCGCGACACCGGGTAGCCGTAGACCGCCTTGTCGACGCCGCCGTGGACAGTGAGGTCGGCCTGAGCGTCGCCGCTCAGCCCGAGTTCACCGGCGAGGACGGGTCGGTCGACGGGATGCTTGAGATAGCCGCTCGGCACGCCCTGCGGCCCCAGCGGCGCGATCCGACCGGCGTGCACCGCGGTGACTTTCGGGTGCGTTATCCCGGGGCTTGCAATCATCCGCACGACGTCCCAATTTCGAGTTCGTCGTCAACCAAGCGGAAGGAGGTGGTCCAGTGTCTCATTGCATCAAGTCGGAAACTGGAATGAAGGTGTGCGCTCACGAGGTGGTCGTACTCTAAGCCTCTTTCGGTTTCACGACCGGCAATGGAAGGGCCGTCGGGGGATACCCCGGCGGCCCTTCGATCATTCGAGAGGCATCGCGGCGCGTCGAACACGGTTCAGGCGGTGGCCGGCGTGCCGCTCGAGTCGATGCGCCCACTGCGCTCGAGCTTGCCCCAGCCGACCGACGGGCCGCGGAGCGCCGCCGCGACCGCGCGCAACACGACCGAATACATGATCTGCCGATAGATGAAGCGCTGGGCGATCAGCAGCAGCGCCGGATAGCGCTTCTCGCGGGCATCGAGGTGATAGGCGACCCAGCCGCAGGCGACGTCGATCGCGGTGAAGGCCACCCAGAACACCGCCATGCGCAGCACGTCGCTTTGGGTCTGCGCCCAGCCGTGCTGGTTGATGCGGATTGCGGTGGAGACGAAGCTGATCAGCAGCGCGAGGTCGATAATCGGTGAAATGAGCGCGAAGCCGATCTGGAACAGCCACGCCTGCGGTAGCCCGATCCAGGCGAGTCCCGCGGGCTTTCCGCTGCGGAAGATCGACTGGTGCTTCCATAGGCACTGGAGCGTCCCGAACGCCCAGCGGAAGCGCTGGCGCGCGAGGGCGCGGAAGGTCTCGGGAGCCTCGGTCCAGGCGACCGCGTCGGTGTCGTAGCCGACCCGCCAGCCGGCGCGCTGGATCGCGATGGTCAGGTCCTGGTCCTCGGCGAGCGTATCGGTCGGGTACCCGCCGACGGCGGTCAGCGCCGCCTTGCGCCACGCCCCGACGGCACCGGGCACGACGGTGATCGCCTCGAAGCGGGCGAGGGCGCGGCGTTCGAGGTTCTGCGCGGTGACGTACTCGACCGCTTGCCAGCGAGTGACGAGGTTGACCCGGTTGCCGACCTTGGCGTTGCCCGCGACCGCACCGATCACGGGGTCGGCGAACCAGCGCGCCAGCCGCGCGATGGTCTGCGGCTCGAACTCGGTGTCGGCATCGAGCGACACCACGATCTCGCCTTTGGCCAGCGTCAGCGCGTGATTGAGGGCGCGGGCCTTGCCGCCGTTGGCCAGCGTCACGAGGCGGACGCGAGGCTCGTTGGAGAACGCCTCGGCGACGATGGCGCTGGTGCCGTCGGTGGAGCCGTCGTCGACGACGATGATCTCGAGCTCGACGTCGGCGCTGGCGAGGACCCGGGTGACCGACGCCTTGATAACCCGGGCCTCGTTGAAGGCCGGGATGATCACCGAGACGAAGCGCGTCGGGTCGATCGGCGGCGCTACCGGGCGGACCGAGGCGCGGCGGCTGCCGAGCGCCAGTGCTGCAAGCACCAGCGAGCGCGCGATGCCGAGCGCAATGGCGATCACGAACAGCCACTTGAGAATGAATTCGATGCCGGCGACGAGCAGGAACACGCCGACGTCGGCGCGGACCGCAAACAGGTCGTCCTTGCCGACCACCGGCATGACCTCGGCGGCGGTGACGCCGGCGAGCTCAGCGATCGGCACGATCCGATAGCCGTGCGCGCGCAGCCCGTCGATGATGCGGGGCAGGGCAGTCACGGTCTGCGCCCGGTCGCCGCCGGCATCGTGGAGCAGGACGACGTTGCCCGAGCGCTCGATGTCGCCGCCCTCGACTTGCGCAAGCGTGCGGTTGACGATCTCGTCGACGCCCGGCCGCTTCCAGTCGCCGGGGTCCACATGAAGCCCGACGTTCATGTAGCCGTCGTTCTGGGCGAGCAGCGCCGGCCCGAGTTCGTCGGCGGTGGTAGGTTCGGCGTCACCGAAATACGGTGCCCGGAACAGCCGCATGGCACGCCCGGTATAGGCCTCGATCAGGCGCTGGGTGGCGTTGAGCTCCAGCCGTGTGCCACGCTCGGAAACCAGCGCGAGGTTCGGGTGGGTGTAGCTGTGGTTCCCGAGTTCGTGACCCTCCGCGACGATACGGTTGAGCAGGCCGGGCTGCGTGATCGCATTTTCGCCGATCAAGAAGAACGTCGCCGGCGCCTTTTTCTGCTTCAGGATGTCGAGGATTTTCGGCGTCCAGTCGGGGTCGGGGCCGTCGTCGAAGGTCAGTGACACCAGCCCGGGTTTGTAGCCGGTGCGGCGAACGACGAATGGCGTAGGCAAGGTCCCATAGGTCTCGTCGCGGATAAAGCCCGCGTCGGCGACGATGGTGCGGTCGCCGCCGGTCGGGGTGTGCTCGATGCGGATCAGCTCGCCCGAACCCTCGATGTCGACGTTACCCATCGACTCGAGTTTGGTCAGGTCGGGGATCTTGCCGGTCTCGAACGTTTCCAGCGCTGCCCACATATCGGGGTCCTCGGTACCGAGCCGCCAGAGCGCAACGCCGTAGACGCCGGCAGCATCGGCGGCGCGGAGCTGGTTCCAGGCGCTGGCCGCGTCGAGCATCCAGACGTGGTGGGTCTTGCCGGCTTCCTCATAGTCGAACGTCGCGTTCCCGCTGGCCGGGTCGAAGCGGATTTTCGCACCGCTATCGCGCGCCGACAGCCACGCTTCTTCGACCGATTGCGAGACGGTGCCCTCGACGCCGCCCTTGGCGTTCATCGTCCAGTCGTAGGCGTAGTTGCCGACCGCGACGATCGCCTTGTCGCGGCCGATCAGCTGGCGGGCGGCGCGGAGACGGTCGACGTACCAGTTCTGCGAGGCGATCGGACCGGGTGGGCCACCGATCCAGTGCTCGTCATAGATCATCAGGAACAGCCGGTCGGCGACCTTGGCGTAGGCGGCGAGGTTCCAGTCGGGGTTGTCAACCGGCACCGCCAGCGTCACCCGCCAGCCGCGCGGCACGAAGCGCGCTTTCGCCTCGGCGAGGAACTGCAGGTAATTCGCCTGTGCGCTGGCGGGCAAATCCTCGAAGTCGAAGACGACGCCAGCGGCCTCGCGCGCCGCGATCTGCGGCATAACCTTGTCGAGGAGGACGCGGCGCTCGCGCGGGTCGGCCAGCAGTGCCGCGGTGCCGCCGCCGTCCCAGCTGCCGTCCTTGGCGTTCTGGACCATCATAAGCAGCTTCGGGCGCTTGGAGGCGTTGGCGAGCAGCAGATCGAGGCGGGGATCGTTGACCACGGTGAAATGGTGGTTCGGCCCAGTCACCGACAACAGGCTCGGCACGAGCGTGTCGAGCTTGCCGATGTTCTTGGCCAGCGAGGCATAGCTGGCGTCGTCCCACGGCGCATAGAAGGCGACGATAGTCTGCTTGACGGCGGCGTCGGCAGCGGTACCCCCGAACGGCCGCCAGGCCAGGTTCTTGGTGAGCTTGTGCCTGAACCGCGCCACCTTGACGTCGAGGGGGCGCGGGTGCGGGCGCTCCATGATCATCGCGAGGGGGGCGGGCACCGGCACACTGATCACCGTCATCGCGAACGTCACCACGGCCGCGACCAGGACCAGCCCGAGCGCCAGCACCGCACGCAGCGTCCAGCGCGCACGCTGTCCACTCGGATCGTAGAAGACCGGCTTGTCCGTCATTGTCTCATTCGGTCATGGCCAACGACGGGCCGTTGCGGAAGCCCCGTAACATACGCAAGTTGGCAGTTCCATCGGATGACGATGCGGAAGCGGTGGGTCCGCATGGCGCGAGAGCGAAAGTCAGCCGGGTAGTCGAGCCTTCGCAAACCCGGTCCAGACGTCGTCGTAGTCGAGCTGCATCGCCGGTGTCGCCATCGCCCAGGCGGTCGGGTGCAGCGGCATCCGCGTCTCGAACATGAAGGCCAGCGTGTTCTCCAGCTTGTGCGGCTTGAGCTCGGCGGCGGAGGCAGCGGCGTGGCTCGCTTGGTCGGGGCCGTGGCCGCTCATGCAGTTGTGCAGCGACGCGCCGCCGGGCGCGAAGCCACCGACCTTGGCGTCGTAGGCCCCGGTCACCAGCCCCATGAACTCGCTCATCACGTTGCGGTGGAACCACGGCGGGCGGAACGTGTCCTCGGCCACCAGCCAGCGCGGCGGGAAGATGACGAAGTCGGCGTTGGCGGTGCCGGGCGTGTCCGACGGCGAGGTCAGCACCGTGAAGATCGACGGGTCGGGGTGGTCGAAGCTGATACTGCCGATGGTGTTGAAGCGAGCCGTATCAAAGCGGTAGGGGGCATAGTTGCCATGCCACGCGACGACGTCGAGCGGCGAGTGGTCGAATTCGGTGCGCCACAGTCGGCCGCCGAATTTCTGCACGACCTCGGTGGCGACGTCGCGGTCCTCGAACCACGCGACGGGGGTCTCGAAGTCGCGTGGGTTGGCGAGGCCGTTCGAACCTATCGGGCCGAGGTCGGGCAGGCGGAAGGGCTGGCCGTAGTTCTCGCAGATGTAACCGCGGGCGGAGCCGGCCGGGAGCTCGACACGGAAGCGGACGCCGCGTGGGATTACGGCGATCGAGCCCGGCGCGACCTCGATCAACCCAAGCTCGGTGACAAGCCGCAGCGCGCCCTGCTCGGGTACGATCAGCAGTTCACCATCGGCATCGTAGAACAGCCGGTCCACCATGTCGGCGGTCGCGGCGTACAGGTGCACGCCGACGCCGGCGCCGCTGGCCGGGTCGCCGTTGCCCGCATAGGTCACCAGCCCGTCGATGAAGTCGGTCGGTATTGCCGGCAAGGGCAGCGGGTCCCAGCGCAACCGGTTCGGACTCGGCGGCACCTCGTCGTACGGTCCGGAGCGGACCAGGCCCTGCGCATAGGGCGTGTAGGCCGGATGGTTGGCGCTCGGCCGCAGGCGGTAAAGCCACGAATGCAGGTTGTGGTCGCGCGGTGCGGTGAAGGCCGTGCCCGACAATTGCTCGGCGAACAGCCCGAAGGCCGGGCGCTGTGGCGAGTTACGCCCAACCGGGAGCGCGCCGGGTACGGCTTCGGTGCTGAAGTGATTCCCGAAGCCGGACTGGTAGCTCACGCCTCGACTTCGCTCGGGACGACGTGTCCCGGGATGACGCCGCGGCGGACCTGGTCGAGCTCCAGGCTCTCGAACAACGCCTTGAAATTGCCTTCGCCGAAGCCGTCGTTGCCCTTGCGCTGGATGATCTCGAAGAAGATCGGGCCGACCATGTTTTCGGTGAAGATTTGCAGCAGCAGGCCGCCGCCGGTCTCGGGCGCGCCGTCGATCAGGATGCGGCGCTTGCGCATCTCCTCGACGTCGTGGCCGTGGCCCGGCAACCGCTTGTCGATCAGGTCGAAATAGGTCTCCGGCGAATCCTGGAAGCGGACGCCGTTGGCCCGCAGCGCGTCGACGGTTGCGAAAATGTCGTCGGTGGCGAGCGCCAGGTGCTGGATGCCCTCGCCCTTGTAGGCGCGCAGGAACTCCTCGATCTGGCTGTGCTCGTCCTGGCTCTCGTTCAAGGGTATGCGGATCTTGTCGTCGGGGGCGGTCATCGCCTTGGAGAACAGCCCGGTCGACTGGCCCTCGATGTCGAAATAGCGGATCTGGCGGAAATTGAAGATGCGCTCGTAAAAGTCGGCCCAGTACGCCATGCGGCCCCGGTTGACGTTGTGGGTCAGGTGATCGAGCGTGTGCAGCCCGACCGAGCGGTCGTCGCGCGCCGCAGCCGGCACCGGGCGGAAGTCGACGTCGTAGATCTCCTGCGCGCCGTAGCGGTCGACGAGGTACAGATGCGACCCGCCGATGCCCTCGATCGCCGGGATGTTGAGCTCCATCGGTCCGGCGCGGGGAGGCACCGGGACCGCGCCGCGCTTGACCGCTTCGGCAAAGGCAAACTGCGCATCCTTGACCCGGAACGCCATGGCGTTGGCGGACGGCCCGTGGGCATTGCGGAACTCGGCCGCCTGGCCTTCGGTGTCCATGTTGAGCAGGAAATTGATGTCGCCCTGGGCGTAGCGCCGGACGGGCTTGGAGCGGTGGTCGGCGACGTGGGTGAAGCCCATCGCAACGAACAGCTTGGCCAGCGCCTCCGGATCGGGCCCGGTGAACTCGACGAACTCGAAGCCGTCGAGGCCCATGAAATTATCGCTCGTCAGGTGTTCGGCAGCCTTGGTCGGCATCGCTTTATCCACTCAAGCTAGAATATGGTCGGGGAGACAGGATTCGAACCTGCGACCCTCTGGTCCCAAACCAGATGCGCTACCAGGCTGCGCCACTCCCCGACCGTCCGCCTTGGTGGAGCAGAGGGGGAACGTCTGTTTCCCTGCTAAACCATTGAGAACAAACACTTAGGCTTTCTCGATTTACCCTTGTGTGTGGCCGCTATGTGTGAGCTTTTCGCCGCGTTGGCAAGGGTGTTGATCACACTATGCGACAGGGGGATGGATGATTGAGCAAGCGACTAAACCGCCTGAGCAGATTGAGCCGAATGGAGCCGATCTGGTTCTGCAATCGTATGCTGCTAGCCAAGCAATCGCAGGATGGGCAGCTGTCCATGAAATGAGGCGAAGTATATATGCAACGTGGGTCAGTATCGCGGTAAATGCAGTCGTAGTTGCAACCGCCCTAGGTGCACCATTGATCCAGCAAAAATGGAATGATCATATCGAGAATATCACGGCAAGGGAAAATAAATTGGCCTTGCTTAGGAATATGACAAATTCGTACAACAGTGGATTGGAGTGGTTAAACTCGGATGATTGGATCAAGCCCGGGCCTCAGGCATTAACTAATGACGAGAGACGATATTATATTTACTGGTTTTCTCGTCAGGAAGTGGCTTATTCAGGAAGTCTCAAGTCGAAGATGGTTGGTTATCAGAGCTTCACCTCTAAACCAAATTATGCAATGCTAGTGAATGCGTACTATTGGATTGATGAGGCGATCATATCTGCATCGAGGCAGAAGATTGAGTATATCAAAGCTTTTCCTAAGCTTACCCATACTGAGTTGAGAGATTTTAGTATTGAGTTTGACAACGAAATCGGAGATCAGCTTCGTAATGTTCGCAGAACGATCAGAGAAAATATGTTAGATAATGGCGAACCGACTTGGGGCGTTCGGGTTCGCACATGTTCGTCGGAATGGCCCGGGGGGCAGTTTGAGACGTGCTCACAGCCCCTAAGGTACATCGCTCAGTAGGTAACAGCCGATCTGAAAATGGTATGTTTACGCGAGGGGGCAAGTCGGAGTCCGACCGCGCGCGTTACCCCCGTACGCCCTCAGTCAGCCCAGCCTACCACGGTGCCGCTCAGCCGGTCAGGGGAGGCACAGGGCAGGGCTGGCGCTCAGCCGTGGTGGATCATGGCCGGTGCAGCCGTGGACGCTGAGCGGGCTTCTATGGCGTTGCAGCCCAGCCGATTAGGCGGCTCATAACTTGTAAGTATCCGGCTACGGCACAAAACCTATCTTGACGGCATCTATGAGCTAGCTTATGAGCCGGTTTAGACGGCACCCTAACTTGTGAGCTACAAGCCATGACACACCGCATTGCCTACTACCGGGTCAGCACCGGGGACCAATCCATTGATGCTCAGCGCTCAGCGTTGGGTAATGGCTTCGATGCCGAGTACAGCGATGAAGGCGTTAGCGGTGCGACCATGGCGGCTGACCGGCCACAGTTCGCCAAGCTCCTAGAGCATATCCGCAAGGGTGATACCTTGTACGTCTTCGCGGTAGATCGGCTAGGCCGGGACGCTATCGACGTACAGACAACGGTTCGCCGCCTTATCGACAAGGGCGTGACTGTTGACGTGCATGGCATCGGTGCGATTGGCCGTGGCGTCGGTGAGATTATCCTAGCGGTCCTAGCCCAGCTTGCTGACATGGAGCGGCGCAAGATACTTGATCGCTGCAACAGTGGCCGGGTCGCTGCTCGTGCTGCATTGGCTGCCACTGGTAAGACGCATCGCGGTAAGGAGAGCCTTGGTCGCAAGCGGGTGAAAGAGGGTGGCAGGATTGCGGCTTGGCGTAAGGAGAACAATGCCAGCATCCGTGACACAGCGGCTCACTTCAAGGTGTCGGA containing:
- the hppD gene encoding 4-hydroxyphenylpyruvate dioxygenase, which encodes MGLDGFEFVEFTGPDPEALAKLFVAMGFTHVADHRSKPVRRYAQGDINFLLNMDTEGQAAEFRNAHGPSANAMAFRVKDAQFAFAEAVKRGAVPVPPRAGPMELNIPAIEGIGGSHLYLVDRYGAQEIYDVDFRPVPAAARDDRSVGLHTLDHLTHNVNRGRMAYWADFYERIFNFRQIRYFDIEGQSTGLFSKAMTAPDDKIRIPLNESQDEHSQIEEFLRAYKGEGIQHLALATDDIFATVDALRANGVRFQDSPETYFDLIDKRLPGHGHDVEEMRKRRILIDGAPETGGGLLLQIFTENMVGPIFFEIIQRKGNDGFGEGNFKALFESLELDQVRRGVIPGHVVPSEVEA
- a CDS encoding recombinase family protein, whose amino-acid sequence is MTHRIAYYRVSTGDQSIDAQRSALGNGFDAEYSDEGVSGATMAADRPQFAKLLEHIRKGDTLYVFAVDRLGRDAIDVQTTVRRLIDKGVTVDVHGIGAIGRGVGEIILAVLAQLADMERRKILDRCNSGRVAARAALAATGKTHRGKESLGRKRVKEGGRIAAWRKENNASIRDTAAHFKVSDATVKRYWAEAIAG